A genomic stretch from Roseofilum casamattae BLCC-M143 includes:
- a CDS encoding retropepsin-like aspartic protease family protein, which produces MRATAKITIASAIVPSVLFFARLLAPEATLAQEIEGCFFVTSSGRSLSLDGVCEGTFSPRSTPAPVAVFRAPIKRRLGGTPVIGVTFNGDRSFDMVFDTGASVTLITQTMAETLQVKPVESVTSTIADGSQVEFEIGYVRSIMVNGAVAENVPVAIAPQMEIGLLGNNFFSQYDVQIKQDVVEFYPRSGS; this is translated from the coding sequence ATGAGAGCAACAGCTAAGATAACCATCGCCAGCGCGATCGTCCCGAGCGTGTTATTTTTTGCTCGCCTCCTCGCACCAGAAGCGACTCTAGCTCAGGAGATAGAAGGGTGTTTCTTTGTCACCTCTTCCGGGCGCTCTCTATCCCTCGATGGAGTCTGTGAGGGCACTTTCTCTCCCCGCTCGACTCCAGCACCGGTGGCGGTATTTCGAGCGCCCATTAAACGCCGCTTGGGTGGAACCCCAGTCATCGGAGTAACTTTTAATGGCGATCGCAGCTTTGACATGGTGTTCGATACCGGAGCGAGCGTGACCCTGATTACTCAAACCATGGCAGAAACCCTGCAAGTCAAACCCGTCGAGTCAGTCACCAGCACCATCGCCGATGGTTCCCAAGTAGAATTTGAAATTGGCTACGTGCGATCGATTATGGTGAATGGAGCCGTTGCCGAAAACGTTCCCGTGGCGATCGCGCCGCAGATGGAAATTGGCTTGCTCGGTAATAATTTTTTCAGCCAGTATGACGTACAAATTAAGCAAGATGTTGTTGAGTTTTATCCTCGTTCCGGTTCATAA
- a CDS encoding tetratricopeptide repeat protein, translated as MRQRQLLWISVIGVTLSFPSLLMPEKTWYGNLAARAAEQCTAIAQIEQVNGAGFQYNGEEKQPLTTGSILCAEHTVESDLASDIRLRCLADNELHSLLTGIELDINNLCAVVLRCDNAKERNCGRGGNDPHKNLDIITPRETALLNRQPKLAWNRVAGASHYTVIIEHDIEGKIWETETETTELTYLGNPPLESGPIYTLKITADTGEKAMTTFHLLDEEKVSEITPYLQPSGNPERIGQQLALYKQYSLQAEAIAFLNDFIDPNTESSYLHRELGDLYWRVGQTEPAEKAYLNAVDLAVQEQNLAAEALARARLGELYQLFKDPEQAREQLERAHQLYQQTEQLDNSTQLERLLN; from the coding sequence ATGAGACAACGACAACTATTGTGGATTTCGGTAATTGGAGTAACTTTGTCCTTTCCTTCTCTGCTGATGCCCGAGAAAACTTGGTATGGTAATTTAGCAGCACGGGCTGCCGAACAATGTACTGCGATCGCTCAAATTGAGCAAGTAAATGGTGCGGGATTTCAATACAATGGAGAAGAAAAACAGCCTCTAACGACAGGCAGTATTTTGTGTGCAGAACATACGGTTGAATCCGATCTAGCATCAGATATTAGATTGCGATGTTTGGCAGATAATGAATTACATTCTCTATTGACAGGAATTGAGTTAGACATAAACAATTTATGTGCTGTGGTTCTGCGATGCGATAATGCGAAAGAACGCAACTGCGGTCGCGGCGGAAATGACCCTCATAAGAATCTTGACATTATTACGCCTCGCGAAACAGCATTGTTAAATCGCCAGCCAAAATTAGCTTGGAATAGGGTTGCTGGTGCTAGTCATTATACTGTCATTATCGAACACGATATTGAAGGCAAGATCTGGGAAACGGAAACGGAAACCACAGAATTAACCTATCTGGGAAATCCTCCCCTTGAATCCGGGCCGATATATACCTTAAAGATAACCGCGGATACAGGAGAGAAAGCAATGACAACATTCCATCTTCTGGATGAAGAGAAAGTTTCTGAAATAACTCCCTATCTTCAACCTTCTGGAAATCCCGAGAGAATCGGCCAACAACTTGCTCTTTACAAACAATACTCTCTTCAGGCAGAAGCGATCGCATTCTTGAACGATTTCATCGATCCAAATACTGAATCGAGTTATCTCCATCGAGAGTTGGGCGATTTATATTGGCGAGTCGGACAAACAGAACCTGCTGAAAAGGCTTATTTAAACGCTGTGGATTTAGCGGTGCAAGAGCAGAACTTAGCCGCAGAAGCTTTGGCTCGTGCTCGCTTAGGAGAACTCTACCAATTATTTAAAGACCCAGAGCAAGCGCGAGAGCAACTTGAGAGAGCGCACCAACTCTACCAACAAACCGAACAGCTTGATAACTCAACCCAGCTCGAGCGATTATTAAATTAA
- a CDS encoding CHAT domain-containing protein, translated as MRNYGRLSANYRRLLFIGVALFALLFSLNVRAISGRATPNNSQITQHSLSQRLDNLQQQLEIAERNGDIANQGIALSNMALALQKQGKWQLAREKIDRGLFLLESLSPTQLNQKSYAQALDIQGKLFSARGDFTSALETWKKSGKIYQNFNLEQESDRNIIYQVQGMKELALYQPACHLINPIILEKIRRSAENHEQNFSFCTGDITDEMEKTEIAKNLQTLERDRMTAKQLQLLGDILRLSRNLNLSELAIESGLNMATQLGDDKLIESLKLSLGNLFRAQGDRAIARARSASSEIRFNFELCPTIELNYDAKNAYQKAVEAYNSIAKNDAIALQAKLNLLRLSAIVNSDEKLLDNPSAIVGEIDTITARNPLLFNSQFGETLFLNTIQTKTCLKSNEKIPDLSWENLEKQLQTISEISKTRQDWKTQSYALGYLGRIDEFQDKLSEAKAVTEQALSLSQSLNLNAPELAYQWQWQLGRILTKSNSDRQQVIAAYQAAFNTLQSLRQELVSSNRDLQFSFRDAIEPMYRTYVDLLLQSAEPTQEDLTQARDVIEALQLSELDDFFNDPCLMQQNIPLDDIIPSDTAVLYPILLDDKIAIIYRLPNEEIKSTVQLIENAEMFSRSLAALLGSAKNHSNAERYLTLSQNIYPYLFPEHLLTDLESDPNINTLVFVLDGQLRNIPMALLHDGERYLIEKYAVVVAPGLSLLAPHQLSSRDRQPLLGGLTEIAPSFRDVEDRFSPLVNAWQELNSIREIFDREVDLIVNEDFTPEVIETNTLQRYFPIFHWVTHAQFSSDLDETFIFTWEDKLKIEDLRQLIQANNNSQQKNIDLLVLSACQTAEGDNRATLGLAGVAVRAGSQSTLATLWEVNDKSTTSFMTEFYRQLIREKKSKAQALQAAQLSLLQDTIGQGLTHPEFWAAFVLVGDWL; from the coding sequence ATGAGAAACTATGGCAGATTATCGGCAAACTATCGGCGATTGCTTTTCATTGGAGTTGCCTTATTTGCATTGCTCTTTAGCTTAAACGTTCGAGCCATATCTGGGCGCGCAACACCCAATAATTCCCAAATAACTCAACATTCTCTTTCCCAACGGCTAGATAACTTACAACAACAGCTAGAGATTGCCGAACGTAACGGAGATATTGCCAATCAAGGTATTGCCTTAAGCAACATGGCACTCGCCTTACAAAAACAAGGAAAATGGCAATTGGCGCGAGAGAAGATCGATCGCGGTTTATTTTTGTTAGAGTCCCTATCTCCAACCCAGCTCAATCAAAAAAGTTACGCCCAAGCTCTCGATATTCAGGGCAAGTTATTTTCTGCACGAGGCGATTTTACCAGCGCTCTAGAAACCTGGAAAAAATCGGGAAAAATCTACCAAAATTTCAACTTAGAGCAGGAGAGCGATCGCAATATTATCTATCAAGTGCAAGGAATGAAAGAGTTGGCATTATACCAACCGGCATGTCATCTCATTAACCCAATTATACTGGAAAAAATTAGGCGATCGGCAGAAAATCACGAGCAAAATTTCTCATTTTGTACGGGAGATATTACCGATGAGATGGAAAAAACGGAGATTGCCAAGAACCTCCAAACACTAGAGCGCGATCGCATGACAGCAAAGCAGTTACAGTTACTCGGAGATATTCTCCGTTTATCAAGAAATCTTAATCTCTCAGAATTGGCGATCGAATCTGGATTAAACATGGCGACTCAATTGGGAGACGATAAATTAATTGAGTCTCTGAAATTAAGTTTAGGAAATCTATTTCGAGCGCAAGGCGATCGCGCGATCGCTAGAGCGAGATCGGCGAGTTCCGAAATCAGATTTAATTTTGAATTGTGTCCAACCATTGAGCTGAATTACGACGCAAAAAATGCTTATCAAAAGGCGGTAGAAGCCTATAACTCAATTGCGAAAAATGATGCGATCGCCCTGCAAGCGAAGTTGAATTTATTGAGATTGAGTGCCATAGTAAATTCTGACGAAAAACTACTCGATAATCCTTCCGCGATCGTTGGTGAAATAGACACAATAACTGCTCGCAATCCTCTGCTCTTTAACTCTCAATTCGGAGAAACATTATTTCTCAACACAATTCAAACTAAAACCTGTCTGAAATCTAACGAAAAAATCCCCGATCTCTCCTGGGAAAATCTGGAGAAACAATTACAAACAATTAGCGAAATATCCAAGACACGACAGGACTGGAAAACTCAATCCTATGCATTAGGATATCTTGGCAGAATTGATGAATTCCAAGACAAACTATCCGAAGCAAAAGCGGTAACCGAACAAGCCTTATCGCTCTCCCAATCTCTGAATCTCAATGCCCCTGAATTAGCCTATCAATGGCAATGGCAACTTGGCAGAATTTTAACCAAATCTAACTCAGATCGCCAGCAGGTTATTGCCGCATATCAAGCCGCATTCAACACCTTACAATCTCTACGTCAAGAATTAGTCAGCTCCAATCGAGATTTGCAATTTTCCTTTCGAGATGCGATCGAACCCATGTATCGTACCTATGTGGATTTACTGTTGCAATCTGCAGAACCAACACAAGAAGATTTAACACAAGCACGAGATGTTATTGAAGCCCTGCAACTTTCCGAACTCGATGACTTCTTTAACGATCCTTGTTTGATGCAGCAAAATATTCCCTTAGATGATATTATTCCCTCAGATACGGCTGTTCTTTATCCCATTTTACTCGATGACAAAATTGCCATAATCTATCGGCTTCCCAATGAGGAAATAAAATCTACAGTTCAGTTGATTGAAAATGCGGAAATGTTTTCGCGATCGCTCGCTGCTCTCCTCGGTAGTGCCAAAAACCACTCTAATGCCGAACGTTATCTCACATTAAGTCAAAATATATATCCATATCTATTCCCCGAGCACCTCTTAACCGACTTAGAATCCGATCCCAACATCAACACTTTAGTCTTCGTCCTCGATGGGCAACTGCGCAATATACCCATGGCTTTATTACACGACGGAGAACGCTATCTTATTGAAAAATATGCAGTAGTTGTCGCTCCAGGCCTCAGCTTACTCGCACCTCACCAACTATCTTCCCGCGATCGACAACCTCTTCTTGGTGGCTTAACTGAAATAGCTCCCAGCTTTAGAGACGTAGAAGATCGATTTAGCCCTCTCGTAAATGCTTGGCAAGAGCTAAATAGTATCCGGGAAATATTTGATCGTGAAGTTGATTTAATTGTAAATGAAGACTTTACTCCAGAAGTCATAGAGACGAATACACTACAACGCTATTTTCCTATTTTTCACTGGGTCACTCATGCTCAGTTTAGCTCCGATCTGGATGAAACCTTTATTTTCACTTGGGAAGACAAACTCAAGATTGAAGACTTAAGACAATTGATTCAAGCCAATAATAACTCTCAGCAAAAAAATATTGACTTACTCGTCTTAAGTGCTTGCCAAACGGCTGAAGGAGATAATCGCGCGACACTTGGTTTAGCGGGTGTTGCCGTCAGAGCTGGTAGCCAAAGCACTCTCGCCACCCTCTGGGAGGTTAACGATAAATCCACAACGTCATTTATGACCGAGTTTTACCGCCAACTGATCCGAGAGAAAAAATCCAAAGCGCAAGCCCTGCAAGCCGCTCAACTCTCGCTCTTGCAAGACACCATAGGTCAAGGATTAACCCATCCTGAATTTTGGGCTGCTTTTGTCTTAGTTGGAGACTGGCTCTAG
- a CDS encoding GumC family protein, with protein MHAGTPPKSNQNGHSQNGHSQNGHSQNGTKYYPVTIPPLPGVASSEAEEFDPKQLLRILRRRWLVLAGVAIAVTGSIWAWALTQPPLYKAGFRMLVEPVSEDDNSKELLRLGLGPSFDYATQIEVLRSPSLLEPLALQLQANYPDFSYGELVGGLQIEQALGDSERYTKILNISYQGAEPEKIKTVLDTLMAGYSLYGTQLRQMSIQRVVQFVEDQLPIVRSQVDQYQAELETFRAAHSVIDPEFRGNDISRLLIEISKQEKEAQAQLAELQALYVVLQRQLGTSPEEALAGASLSQSERYQQLLDQLLELETTIAEESVRFQRESPNIQALLEQRQNLLPLIDREAQRVVGDKSVPRRGGELTPISVGLSTQLVDTTNQIQVTQVRLSALAQVEERLKQEFSAIPALARQYTDIQLKLDVATQSLARLLETRQTLQLEAAQKSVSWEVISEPYQPGSPISPNIPRNLVLGIVAGTLMGVGAALLAEQMDNAFHSTNDLKDLTGLPLLGIVPFKRGLKPISTPGAARSQASVPAGSDAAAASPPRPQRSLGLGLRSKGSYYNSSPFLESFRSLYTNIRFLSSDTPIRSLAISSCLPMEGKSTVSMNLARAAAAMGQRVLLVDADLRHPILHTRLGLPNLRGLSNIITSDIEPREVIHSVEDNLYILTSGQVPPDPIKLLSSRKMQNLIEHFQAEFDLVIYDTPPSLGLADGSLLAKRSDGMLLVVALGKTGRSELNQVLDNLKISYVSVLGLIANGVKGFATGVDYYYRNYVPNEPEI; from the coding sequence GGCGTTGGCTGGTTTTAGCGGGGGTGGCGATCGCCGTAACCGGTTCGATTTGGGCTTGGGCCCTAACCCAACCTCCACTCTATAAGGCCGGATTTCGGATGTTAGTGGAGCCGGTCTCTGAAGATGATAATTCCAAAGAGCTATTGCGCTTGGGCTTGGGGCCGAGTTTTGATTACGCCACGCAAATCGAAGTATTGCGATCGCCAAGCTTGCTCGAACCCCTAGCTCTGCAACTGCAAGCCAACTATCCCGACTTCAGTTACGGAGAGCTAGTCGGTGGCTTGCAAATCGAACAAGCCTTAGGAGATAGCGAGCGCTACACAAAAATCCTCAACATCTCTTACCAGGGGGCAGAACCGGAGAAAATTAAAACGGTTTTAGATACTCTGATGGCGGGATATTCCTTATACGGAACTCAGCTTCGGCAAATGAGTATCCAACGAGTCGTGCAGTTTGTCGAAGACCAACTCCCCATTGTCCGCAGCCAAGTTGACCAATACCAAGCCGAGCTAGAAACCTTCCGAGCCGCTCATAGCGTTATCGATCCCGAGTTCAGAGGCAACGATATTTCCAGATTGCTCATTGAGATCAGCAAGCAGGAAAAAGAGGCTCAAGCCCAATTAGCCGAGCTGCAAGCCCTCTATGTGGTCTTGCAACGTCAGTTAGGCACCTCTCCCGAAGAAGCCCTGGCCGGCGCGTCTCTGAGTCAATCCGAGCGCTATCAACAACTGCTCGACCAGCTCTTAGAACTGGAAACTACTATTGCCGAAGAATCCGTTCGCTTTCAGCGCGAGAGTCCTAATATCCAAGCCCTACTCGAGCAGCGACAAAACTTATTACCATTAATCGATCGCGAAGCCCAACGAGTCGTTGGCGATAAATCCGTGCCTCGACGAGGAGGAGAGCTAACTCCAATTTCTGTCGGATTGAGTACGCAATTAGTCGATACCACCAATCAGATTCAGGTCACTCAAGTCCGGTTGTCGGCTTTGGCTCAAGTAGAAGAGCGCCTCAAACAAGAGTTTTCTGCCATTCCAGCCCTAGCACGGCAATATACAGATATTCAACTGAAATTGGATGTAGCGACCCAAAGTTTGGCACGGCTGCTAGAGACTCGGCAAACCTTACAACTCGAAGCTGCCCAGAAGTCCGTATCTTGGGAAGTAATTTCCGAGCCATACCAACCCGGCAGTCCCATTTCTCCAAATATTCCCCGGAATCTGGTTTTGGGTATTGTCGCAGGAACGTTGATGGGGGTAGGAGCAGCCTTGCTTGCCGAACAGATGGATAATGCGTTCCATTCAACCAACGATCTCAAAGACCTCACTGGCTTACCGCTGCTAGGAATCGTTCCCTTCAAACGAGGCTTAAAACCAATTTCAACTCCAGGAGCCGCCCGATCTCAGGCCAGTGTTCCCGCGGGTTCCGATGCTGCTGCTGCCTCTCCCCCACGCCCGCAACGCTCTCTCGGTTTAGGACTGCGATCGAAAGGAAGTTACTACAACTCTTCACCATTTTTAGAGTCATTCCGCTCTCTGTACACGAATATTCGCTTCCTCAGTTCCGATACTCCGATTCGCTCTTTGGCAATCAGTTCGTGCTTGCCGATGGAAGGAAAATCTACAGTATCTATGAACTTAGCACGGGCAGCCGCAGCCATGGGACAGCGGGTGTTGCTCGTGGATGCGGATCTGCGCCATCCTATTTTGCATACTCGCTTGGGATTGCCCAATCTGCGCGGGCTGAGCAACATTATTACGAGCGACATCGAACCTCGCGAAGTGATTCACTCCGTTGAAGACAATTTGTATATCTTGACGTCGGGACAAGTTCCCCCCGATCCGATTAAGCTGCTCTCGTCGCGCAAAATGCAAAATCTGATCGAGCACTTCCAAGCAGAATTTGACTTAGTCATTTACGATACCCCTCCAAGTTTGGGATTGGCTGATGGCAGTCTTTTAGCCAAGCGCTCGGATGGAATGCTGTTGGTTGTGGCTCTGGGCAAAACCGGACGTTCGGAACTGAATCAAGTCTTGGATAACTTGAAGATCTCTTATGTTTCGGTTCTAGGTTTGATTGCCAATGGGGTCAAGGGATTTGCGACGGGAGTTGATTACTACTACCGCAACTATGTTCCCAACGAACCCGAGATCTAA
- a CDS encoding CHAT domain-containing tetratricopeptide repeat protein, translating to MERIALMGVDMTESEGIGKLVVLDLNGDLARQGFQVQLEIGPEGERAKLKSSGALPCEPQLSQEIAKHWLERYRVLGAPSSRQVQPKGLKLDGTIKAKVRACEQSAQSVSVRLNQWLESESFRKLDTKMREALQPEERVRFTIRTNCEEIQKLPWHTWQLFQQYPDAEIAFSSLEFEPSTVEMAAPTGKVRILAILGHSEDIDVQHDRQTLMNLPHADVTFLVEPQPGEISDRLWEQPWDILFFAGHSETEGDAGKIFINETDFLTLDDIWYGLRQAVNRGLKLAIFNSCDGLALARRLDETRIPQMIVMRDLVPDLVAQKFLLAFLLNFSDGKSFETSVREAREQLQGLEKSLPCASWLPVVWQHPDCISPRWDDLNGRSRRSSRRTTLFNRRRWGAIALAVAMGVLSQFWMRPKVATYLNNAGAHYINQERHDRAIPYFQLSLKIHPEQPSALNNLAGIYDLLQEKELALEMYRKSKRLGNPWGCHGEAISYVDNEQFSQAEALLRQCLLGMISQENAMGEYVVRSHLGFALFKIDSSIKLEDYAEATEHLQRAIILQPNEGLADCVFAQVLEAQGKLHRSLNHWSLCVQNAQDQHANEAEWIRMGKMKLRQSKKL from the coding sequence GTGGAGCGTATTGCGTTGATGGGGGTCGATATGACGGAGAGTGAAGGGATAGGAAAATTAGTGGTTCTGGACTTGAATGGCGATTTGGCTCGCCAAGGTTTTCAGGTGCAACTCGAGATCGGCCCAGAAGGGGAACGCGCCAAGCTGAAGTCCTCGGGTGCTCTGCCATGCGAGCCACAGTTGTCTCAGGAGATCGCGAAGCATTGGTTGGAGCGCTATCGGGTTTTAGGGGCGCCCAGTTCTCGGCAGGTGCAGCCGAAGGGGCTAAAGTTAGATGGCACGATCAAAGCGAAAGTACGGGCTTGCGAGCAGTCTGCTCAAAGCGTATCGGTTCGCTTAAATCAATGGTTGGAGAGCGAGAGTTTTCGGAAGTTGGATACGAAGATGCGCGAAGCCTTGCAGCCAGAGGAGCGGGTTCGCTTTACTATTCGCACCAACTGCGAGGAAATCCAAAAACTTCCCTGGCATACTTGGCAACTCTTTCAACAGTATCCGGATGCGGAGATTGCCTTTAGCTCTCTTGAGTTTGAACCTTCGACGGTTGAAATGGCCGCGCCGACAGGGAAGGTGAGAATTTTAGCCATTTTAGGCCATTCTGAAGATATTGACGTGCAGCACGATCGCCAGACCTTAATGAATCTGCCTCATGCAGATGTGACGTTTTTAGTGGAACCGCAACCGGGGGAAATTAGCGATCGCTTGTGGGAGCAGCCTTGGGATATTCTCTTTTTTGCCGGACATAGCGAGACGGAGGGAGACGCTGGCAAGATTTTTATTAATGAGACGGATTTCTTAACCTTGGATGATATCTGGTACGGTCTCCGCCAGGCGGTTAACCGCGGTTTGAAGTTGGCTATTTTTAACTCCTGCGACGGTTTAGCTCTAGCCAGACGACTGGATGAAACTCGCATTCCGCAAATGATTGTCATGCGCGATTTAGTGCCCGATTTAGTCGCTCAGAAGTTTTTACTGGCCTTTCTGCTCAATTTCTCTGACGGAAAATCCTTTGAGACCTCGGTACGCGAAGCCCGAGAACAACTGCAAGGACTGGAAAAGAGTCTTCCTTGTGCCAGTTGGTTGCCGGTGGTCTGGCAACATCCCGACTGTATTTCTCCGAGGTGGGACGATTTAAACGGCCGTTCTCGTCGTTCGAGTCGTAGGACAACTCTGTTTAATCGGAGACGCTGGGGCGCGATCGCCCTAGCAGTTGCTATGGGAGTTCTCTCTCAATTTTGGATGAGACCCAAAGTGGCTACCTACCTAAATAATGCTGGTGCTCATTATATTAATCAAGAGCGTCACGATCGCGCAATTCCCTATTTCCAATTGTCGCTGAAAATTCATCCGGAACAACCCTCAGCACTAAATAACCTAGCTGGTATTTACGATCTTCTTCAAGAAAAGGAGTTAGCTCTAGAAATGTATAGAAAATCTAAACGTCTGGGGAATCCTTGGGGTTGTCATGGAGAAGCGATTTCTTATGTTGATAACGAGCAATTTAGTCAAGCAGAAGCCTTACTGCGGCAATGCCTTTTGGGGATGATCTCTCAAGAGAATGCTATGGGGGAATATGTGGTGCGAAGTCACCTGGGATTTGCTCTATTCAAGATCGATAGCTCGATTAAACTAGAGGATTATGCTGAAGCAACAGAGCATTTGCAGAGAGCGATTATTCTTCAACCCAACGAAGGATTAGCCGATTGTGTCTTTGCGCAAGTTTTAGAAGCTCAAGGAAAGCTGCACAGGAGCTTAAATCATTGGAGCTTATGCGTTCAAAATGCTCAAGATCAACATGCCAATGAAGCGGAATGGATTCGGATGGGTAAAATGAAATTACGACAAAGCAAAAAACTTTGA